From the genome of Streptomyces sp. SID8374:
CTACGACCACGGGCTGATCGTCTCGGTCGCCTTCGTACTGGCCGCACTGATCGTGGCGCTGGCCGATGTCGGAGCCGACCGGCGGGGCAGACGACGTGAAGAGAGCAACTCCACCGACCCATCGAGGAGCGCGGCATGAGCGACACAGCAGGCAAGAGCGACGGCAACACCTCCTACGGCCACAAGCCGTTCAAGAGGTCCCGCAGCCACTTCGCCGACCGCATCACCGCCGACGGCCGCGACGGCCGGCCCGTCGAGGCGGGCCGCTACCGGCTCGTCGTCAGCCGGGCCTGCCCCTGGGCCAGCCGCTCCCTGGTCTCCCGGCGCCTCCTCGGCCTGGAGGACGCCCTGCCCCTGGCCGTCACCGACCCCATCCAGGACGACCGCAGCTGGCGCTTCACCCTGGACCCCGGCGGCAAGGACCCGGTGCTCGGCATCCGCTATCTGAGCGAGGCGTACGACGCCCGGGAGCACGACTACCCCGGCGGCGTCAGCGTCCCCGCGATCGTCGACGTACCGAGCGGACAGCTGGTCACCAACGACTACCAGCAGATCACCCTCGACCTCGCCACCGAGTGGACCGCCCTGCACCGCCCCGGCGCCCCCGACCTCTACCCCGAGCCGCTGCGCGCGGAGATCGACGAGGTCATGGAGGGCATCTACCGGGACATCAACAACGGGGTCTACAAGGCCGGGTTCGCCAGCGGCCAGAAGGAGTACGACGAGGCGTACGAGGCCCTCTTCGCCCGCCTCGACCAGGTCTCCGCCCGCCTCGCCGACCGCCGCTACCTGGTCGGCGACACCATCACCGAGGCCGACATCCGCCTCTTCACCACCCTGGTCCGCTTCGACGCGGTCTACCACGGCCACTTCAAGTGCAACCGTACGAAGATCACCGAGGACCCCGTCCTGTGGGCGTACGTCCGCGACCTCTACCAGACCCCCGGCTTCGGGGACACGGTCGACTTCGACCACATCAAGCGCCACTACTACCAGGTGCACACGGGCATCAACCCGACCGGCATCGTCCCCCTCGGCCCCGACCTCTCCGGCTGGACCACCCCGCACCACCGCGAACAGCTCGGCGGCCGCCCGTTCGGCGACGGCACCCCGCCGGGGCCCGTACGGGAGGACGAGCGGGTCACCCCGGCCGACCAGGTCTGATCCGCGGCCCTCTCAGCGCACCCGGGGCGGTGGCGGCTGCGGGCCGAGCGTGTCGGTCGCCAGGGACGAGCGGGCCAGCACCACACAGCCCGCACCGATCAGCCCCAGCCCGGCCAGCTCGGGCAGCAGCCACCAGCCGGTGCGCAGCTGCTCCTCGAAGAGCGTCACCCCGTACAGGATGCTGATCAGCGCGTCCCCGAGCGTCAGCATCGGCTGGACCGCCACCAGGCTGCCCGCCTGGAGGGCGTTCTGGAGCAGGAAGAGGGCGCCGACCCCGGCGGCCGCCGTCGCGTAGAGCTGCCAGGACGCCAGCAGCGCGACGGCCCCGCCGCCGGGGCCCAGGT
Proteins encoded in this window:
- a CDS encoding glutathione S-transferase C-terminal domain-containing protein, whose amino-acid sequence is MSDTAGKSDGNTSYGHKPFKRSRSHFADRITADGRDGRPVEAGRYRLVVSRACPWASRSLVSRRLLGLEDALPLAVTDPIQDDRSWRFTLDPGGKDPVLGIRYLSEAYDAREHDYPGGVSVPAIVDVPSGQLVTNDYQQITLDLATEWTALHRPGAPDLYPEPLRAEIDEVMEGIYRDINNGVYKAGFASGQKEYDEAYEALFARLDQVSARLADRRYLVGDTITEADIRLFTTLVRFDAVYHGHFKCNRTKITEDPVLWAYVRDLYQTPGFGDTVDFDHIKRHYYQVHTGINPTGIVPLGPDLSGWTTPHHREQLGGRPFGDGTPPGPVREDERVTPADQV